In Oligoflexia bacterium, a single genomic region encodes these proteins:
- a CDS encoding DUF2007 domain-containing protein, with the protein MPLKLVYNVSDLSEATLIVAYLKNYGIEAQSFDQHMNNLFPAGNILAPIRIVVNDYDYDQALKYIKRYQDQTTQA; encoded by the coding sequence ATGCCTTTAAAGCTTGTCTACAACGTTAGTGACTTATCAGAAGCAACCTTAATTGTAGCCTACCTTAAAAACTATGGCATTGAAGCCCAATCCTTTGACCAGCATATGAACAACCTTTTCCCGGCTGGAAATATCTTAGCGCCCATTAGAATTGTTGTGAATGATTATGATTATGATCAAGCTTTGAAATACATTAAACGCTATCAAGATCAAACCACTCAGGCTTAA